A window of the Xenopus laevis strain J_2021 chromosome 9_10L, Xenopus_laevis_v10.1, whole genome shotgun sequence genome harbors these coding sequences:
- the LOC121398201 gene encoding uncharacterized protein LOC121398201: MKEYIMDFSLDNCALGNQGYNRILLQLFGYQGHGKSSFINSCKYVIDDSEYREFANVAKGENESETRKRSSYKLTENVTLVDNRGAGKMSKMETGEIYLQLGNFLPLDKEVEWQTNFGDMVNKVLRSEGQEVAADFIVPIFVYSGKTGMGKDADLSEIISSAREITGIDPAVVITHELCISADKLKQLGDRFREKGARNIYPVENYTEKDKLKTRGKHTAILKCLYESLMDVEFRMNNKLDPIQERIQRKEFLISYAHNRALEKQKEKYEHERFLEKKAMERALEEERERTRQEKARNKPWYQLW; encoded by the exons ATGAAAGAGTACATTATGGATTTCAGCCTGGATAACTGTGCTCTGGGGAATCAGGGCTATAACAGGATTCTCCTGCAGTTGTTTGGCTATCAGGGTCATGGCAAATCCTCATTCATTAATTCCTGTAAGTACGTAATTGATGACAGTGAGTATAGAGAATTTGCTAACGTTGCTAAAGGAGAAAATGAATCTGAGACAAGGAAAAGAAGTTCATATAAACTGACAGAGAATGTGACTTTGGTGGATAACAGAGGGGCAGGAAAAatgagcaagatggagacaggagaaaTCTACCTTCAACTGG GAAATTTTTTACCACTGGATAAAGAAGTCGAATGGCAAACAAATTTTGGTGACATGGTGAATAAAGTGTTGCGGTCGGAGGGGCAGGAAGTGGCTGCAGACTTTATTGTTCCAATATTTGTGTACAG TGGAAAAACTGGAATGGGAAAAGATGCCGACCTTTCGGAAATAATTTCCAGTGCCAGAGAAATAACAG GCATTGACCCAGCTGTTGTTATTACCCATGAATTGTGTATTTCTGCTGATAAACTGAAACAACTAGGAGATAGATTTAGAGAAAAGGGGGCAAGGAACATCTACCCTGTAGAAAACTACACCGAAAAGGATAAGCTGAAAACCAGAGGAAAACATACAGCCATCTTAAAGTGTCTCTACGAGTCCCTTATGGATGTTGAATTCAGAATGAACAACAAATTGGATCCTATTCAGGAAAGAATCCAAAGGAAAGAGTTCCTTATTTCCTATGCCCATAACAGagcattagaaaaacaaaaagagaagtaTGAGCATGAAagatttttggagaaaaaggcaaTGGAAAGGGCATTAGAAGAAGAAAGGGAAAGAACAAGGCAAGAAAAGGCAAGAAATAAACCTTGGTACCAGCTCTGGTGA